In one Limosilactobacillus oris genomic region, the following are encoded:
- a CDS encoding L-lactate dehydrogenase translates to MTRKVAVIGMGHVGSTVAHYIVANGFADDLVLIDSNADKVNADALDFKDAMANLLHHTNIYVNDYQQLQDTDVIVSALGNIKLQDNPNADRFAELPFTRQQVPAVAQKIKESGFHGKIVVITNPVDVITSIYQSVTGLPKEHIIGTGTLLDSARMKRAVADRLHVDPRSVAGYNLGEHGNSQFTAWSTVRVLDQPITELAKQKGLDLDKLDQEAKMGGWTVFKGKKYTSYGVATAAVRLVNTILSDALTEMPVSNYRKEYDCYLSYPAVVGRDGIVEQAQLDLTDEELKKLQTSADFIKEKYQESLAANKQA, encoded by the coding sequence ATGACACGGAAAGTAGCAGTTATCGGGATGGGCCATGTCGGTTCCACAGTTGCCCACTACATCGTTGCGAATGGCTTCGCGGATGACCTGGTGTTGATTGACAGCAACGCAGATAAGGTTAACGCCGACGCGTTGGACTTCAAGGATGCGATGGCAAACCTACTTCACCACACCAATATTTACGTTAATGATTACCAACAGCTCCAGGACACCGACGTCATCGTTTCTGCCCTCGGTAACATTAAGCTCCAGGACAACCCAAATGCCGACCGGTTCGCTGAACTGCCATTCACTCGCCAACAGGTTCCGGCGGTTGCCCAAAAGATTAAGGAGAGTGGCTTTCACGGTAAAATCGTGGTCATTACCAACCCCGTCGACGTGATTACCTCGATTTACCAATCCGTGACCGGTCTGCCGAAGGAACACATCATCGGCACCGGGACCCTGCTCGACTCCGCCCGGATGAAGCGGGCCGTGGCTGACCGCCTCCACGTCGATCCCCGCTCCGTCGCTGGGTACAACCTTGGGGAGCACGGGAATTCCCAGTTTACAGCCTGGTCAACCGTCCGCGTCCTTGACCAGCCAATTACGGAGCTGGCAAAGCAAAAGGGCCTCGACCTGGATAAGCTGGATCAGGAGGCCAAGATGGGCGGCTGGACCGTCTTCAAGGGCAAAAAGTACACTAGCTACGGGGTCGCGACCGCCGCGGTGCGCTTAGTCAATACCATCTTGTCCGATGCCTTGACTGAAATGCCGGTATCAAACTACCGCAAGGAATACGACTGCTACCTGTCCTACCCAGCCGTCGTTGGCCGTGACGGGATTGTTGAACAAGCCCAGCTCGACTTGACGGACGAGGAACTAAAGAAACTCCAGACCTCCGCGGACTTCATCAAGGAAAAGTACCAGGAAAGTTTGGCCGCTAACAAGCAAGCATAA
- a CDS encoding MFS transporter encodes MDNELKPWETPTDEQQHKLPVRTAIGLVVGVLLWLGPYLGLVGVLVPQAMARITPDHKAAAIALMSGCAMVVSTIANIIEGALSDRTRSKHGRRTPWIVWGSIGTAITIVFWGMCTTVWQEVLADCVYMIFLNMIVAPLVAVIADRTSPKYRGTISSAYALGNDIGQFGGQVVASFFLPVPKTGFIVMAVLTLFSGPLAALFLKEKSTIDMPVTKVTWKNFSQNFAFPTKNALNFYLALIGKLFIVTATFCISSYQLYILTDYIKLTGSNVQRYVSLISMVMMVCSIICVLFAGPLSDKIGKRKAPVIFASMVIAVGSLLPMFTNSAYIMLAYAVVAALGKGMYDSVDQALNIEVLPDPKTAAKDLGLLNMANNGGQVLGPIFSASIIGIVGYAGIFPIAAITAAIGGILIIFVKGIK; translated from the coding sequence ATGGATAATGAATTAAAACCTTGGGAAACCCCCACAGATGAGCAACAGCATAAATTACCTGTAAGAACAGCAATTGGATTAGTCGTTGGCGTCTTACTCTGGCTTGGCCCTTATCTAGGTTTGGTCGGCGTTTTAGTTCCACAAGCAATGGCTAGAATTACCCCAGACCACAAAGCTGCCGCAATTGCTCTAATGTCTGGTTGCGCAATGGTGGTTTCAACAATTGCTAACATTATTGAGGGTGCACTATCAGATCGAACCCGTTCTAAACATGGACGGCGGACTCCGTGGATCGTCTGGGGGTCTATTGGGACTGCTATCACCATTGTATTTTGGGGAATGTGCACGACTGTCTGGCAAGAAGTTCTTGCGGACTGTGTATATATGATCTTTCTAAACATGATTGTCGCACCACTAGTTGCTGTAATCGCCGATCGCACCTCGCCTAAATATCGCGGAACCATTTCAAGCGCCTACGCCCTCGGTAATGATATTGGTCAATTTGGCGGCCAAGTTGTTGCTTCATTTTTCCTCCCGGTGCCAAAAACTGGTTTCATCGTTATGGCTGTTCTAACCCTCTTCTCTGGGCCACTAGCTGCTTTGTTCCTAAAGGAAAAGTCAACTATTGATATGCCTGTTACAAAAGTTACTTGGAAAAACTTCTCACAAAACTTTGCTTTTCCAACCAAAAACGCCCTTAACTTCTATCTTGCCCTTATTGGCAAACTATTTATCGTCACTGCTACTTTCTGTATTTCTAGTTACCAGCTCTATATTCTTACTGACTATATTAAACTTACGGGAAGCAACGTTCAAAGATATGTTAGCCTAATTTCAATGGTTATGATGGTATGCTCAATTATTTGTGTTCTTTTTGCCGGTCCTCTTTCAGATAAGATTGGCAAACGGAAAGCCCCTGTTATTTTTGCTTCAATGGTTATCGCTGTGGGTTCTCTCCTGCCTATGTTTACCAATTCGGCATACATTATGCTTGCTTACGCAGTAGTTGCAGCCCTCGGTAAAGGAATGTATGACTCCGTTGATCAGGCATTAAACATTGAAGTTCTGCCTGACCCTAAAACTGCTGCCAAAGATCTTGGGCTCCTAAACATGGCTAACAATGGTGGTCAAGTGCTCGGTCCAATCTTTTCTGCGTCAATTATTGGGATTGTCGGCTATGCCGGAATTTTCCCGATAGCTGCAATCACAGCCGCCATTGGTGGTATCTTAATTATTTTTGTTAAAGGGATTAAGTAA
- a CDS encoding sulfite exporter TauE/SafE family protein — MGNLLLMVIVGLAVGIFVISLGGGGGAIYLGVLTAIFQLSPGAAAATSIVTSLPALIMGSWSYYRRGLINFRLGNRMLIAAIPSIFVGFFISPWLPERVYKLVIGLILIFLGVQLIVKLYRQPKAGHQSRLSPEAASVLYGIMGGLMVGIAGLSGGGPITTGLLLLGASMAAASATSAYVLVGMSVVGALLHISGGSIDWHAAGGLIAGSLVGAFLAPPIVLWMTAKPARARIIKLFMGAFIIVMGLRTAL; from the coding sequence ATGGGAAATCTATTGTTAATGGTTATCGTCGGTTTGGCGGTTGGAATTTTCGTAATCTCCCTGGGTGGTGGCGGTGGTGCCATCTACCTGGGGGTTCTAACCGCCATTTTTCAACTGTCGCCAGGTGCCGCGGCGGCCACGTCGATTGTTACGTCGCTGCCAGCATTGATAATGGGCTCCTGGTCCTACTACCGGCGTGGGCTGATAAATTTTAGGCTTGGCAACCGGATGCTGATTGCGGCGATCCCAAGTATCTTTGTCGGGTTTTTCATCTCGCCCTGGCTGCCAGAGCGGGTCTACAAGCTGGTGATTGGCTTGATCTTGATCTTTCTCGGTGTCCAGTTAATTGTCAAACTCTACCGGCAACCGAAAGCGGGGCACCAGAGCCGTCTTTCACCGGAAGCGGCCAGTGTCCTGTACGGCATCATGGGCGGCCTGATGGTGGGAATCGCCGGCCTGAGTGGTGGCGGCCCGATTACGACAGGCCTGCTGCTCCTTGGCGCGTCAATGGCCGCCGCGTCTGCCACCTCTGCCTACGTCCTGGTCGGGATGTCGGTTGTCGGCGCCCTCTTGCACATCAGTGGCGGCAGTATTGACTGGCACGCGGCAGGCGGCCTGATTGCCGGCTCGCTGGTCGGTGCTTTTCTGGCCCCGCCGATTGTCCTCTGGATGACTGCTAAGCCGGCCCGGGCACGGATTATCAAACTCTTTATGGGGGCCTTCATCATCGTGATGGGTCTCCGGACCGCGTTGTGA
- a CDS encoding AraC family transcriptional regulator, which yields MNFNVSTQNKDLQHAIFLPILNWNFILLGGHIQRVADSWIYPKEEHMVYELIYVIHGLEKIVLNDETIILHQGEFVIITPGMRHTVSAIKDLTYFCFHFDLDEPDLEERLLVTSRLLFQNKNARTKELTAYFDKMINTLKPKGDYDFADKMGMQITLSHILLGLYRESAKVTLSNNPSALDYARSIKVKIKRMLKYNIGCNLRDREQVEPVKLNVISEVCSDLNLSVGYCNRIYKKYYGSSPGYYINQLKLTYAKRLLTKPQLNIERVSFILGYKNPQNFSRFFRKYVGTSPKKYRSLNVNQTWDKKLYEANFTNLI from the coding sequence GTGAATTTTAACGTATCTACGCAAAATAAGGATCTTCAACATGCAATCTTTTTGCCAATACTCAATTGGAATTTTATTTTGTTAGGAGGACATATTCAGCGGGTAGCCGATTCATGGATATATCCAAAAGAGGAGCATATGGTATATGAATTGATATATGTCATTCACGGTTTAGAAAAGATTGTCTTAAATGATGAAACGATTATTTTACATCAAGGTGAATTTGTTATTATCACGCCTGGTATGCGCCATACGGTCTCTGCAATTAAAGATTTAACTTATTTTTGTTTTCATTTTGACTTAGATGAACCGGATTTGGAAGAACGGCTGCTTGTAACATCACGGTTACTTTTTCAAAACAAAAATGCACGGACTAAAGAATTAACTGCTTATTTTGACAAGATGATTAACACTCTTAAACCCAAGGGCGATTATGATTTTGCAGACAAGATGGGGATGCAGATTACTCTTTCCCATATTCTCCTAGGTTTGTATCGGGAATCAGCCAAGGTAACCTTATCTAATAACCCTTCTGCGTTAGATTATGCAAGGTCTATTAAGGTTAAAATTAAACGAATGTTGAAATACAATATTGGTTGCAACCTTAGAGACAGAGAGCAAGTTGAACCAGTAAAGCTCAACGTCATCTCTGAAGTATGTAGTGACCTAAATCTAAGCGTTGGTTACTGTAATCGGATTTATAAAAAATACTATGGGTCAAGTCCTGGTTACTATATCAATCAGTTGAAATTAACCTATGCTAAGCGCTTATTGACGAAGCCACAATTGAATATTGAACGTGTCTCGTTTATTTTGGGGTATAAGAATCCGCAGAATTTTAGTCGCTTTTTTAGAAAATATGTAGGGACGAGTCCTAAAAAATACCGTTCCTTAAATGTTAATCAAACCTGGGATAAAAAATTATATGAGGCAAACTTTACTAACCTGATTTAG
- a CDS encoding zinc-dependent alcohol dehydrogenase family protein produces the protein MKALVMTGKKQLEVDDNYQKPTVKPNEVLVHTAWAGICGTDKALYNGLPGSADAVPPIVLGHENSGVVAEVGSKVEDFKVGDRVSVDPNIYCHKCFYCRTSRPELCEHLDAVGVTRDGGFAEYFTAPEEVVYHVPDNVSLEAAAVIEPISCAAHGVDLLETHPYQTALIIGDGFEGQLIAQILKSRGVKEVTLAGTVDEKLENNRKHFGFKTINNIKEPDAIKPDSYDIVVEAVGLPKTQEQAVEAARRGGQVLMFGVGNPDSEFKVNTYKVYQKQLHIQGSFINPYTFEDSIALLQSGDVDPLPLISNVLDFAHVEDFVSGKLGNISKAIVKVAGEDA, from the coding sequence ATGAAAGCATTAGTAATGACGGGTAAGAAACAATTAGAAGTCGATGACAACTACCAGAAGCCAACGGTGAAGCCGAATGAGGTGCTGGTTCACACCGCGTGGGCCGGAATCTGTGGGACCGACAAGGCCCTCTACAATGGACTGCCAGGGTCAGCCGATGCCGTTCCACCGATTGTCTTGGGGCACGAAAACTCGGGGGTAGTTGCCGAAGTCGGCAGTAAAGTAGAGGACTTCAAGGTAGGCGACCGGGTCAGCGTTGATCCGAACATCTACTGTCACAAGTGTTTCTACTGCCGGACTTCCCGCCCCGAATTATGTGAACACCTCGACGCTGTTGGTGTTACCCGGGATGGGGGCTTTGCGGAATACTTCACTGCTCCGGAAGAAGTAGTTTACCATGTTCCAGACAACGTTTCGCTTGAAGCAGCGGCCGTAATCGAACCAATTTCCTGTGCTGCCCACGGGGTTGACCTGCTGGAAACGCACCCGTACCAGACAGCGCTGATTATCGGTGATGGTTTTGAAGGTCAATTGATTGCCCAAATCCTGAAGTCCCGGGGTGTCAAGGAAGTCACCCTGGCCGGGACCGTTGATGAAAAACTGGAGAACAACCGGAAGCACTTTGGCTTTAAGACGATCAATAATATTAAGGAACCAGATGCTATCAAGCCGGATTCCTATGACATCGTTGTCGAAGCGGTCGGCCTGCCAAAGACCCAGGAACAAGCCGTTGAAGCAGCGCGGCGTGGCGGCCAGGTTCTGATGTTTGGGGTTGGAAACCCAGACTCAGAGTTCAAGGTCAACACCTACAAGGTTTACCAAAAGCAGCTCCACATCCAGGGCTCCTTCATCAACCCGTACACCTTTGAAGACTCCATTGCCCTGTTGCAATCCGGTGACGTGGACCCGCTGCCGCTGATTTCCAACGTGCTGGACTTTGCCCACGTCGAAGACTTTGTCAGTGGCAAGCTCGGCAACATTTCTAAGGCAATCGTCAAGGTTGCCGGCGAAGACGCTTAA
- a CDS encoding MFS transporter, whose translation MSKEVKRIIAVVIFCEFLICLGMSLIFPVMPFIKNEYHFSAFDMGVMSSLFAFVQFIASPIVGRISDKTGRKPMLVWGLLVFSIAEFVFALSQRLWLFDLSRAVDGLSAAMFVPTSMALAADLTSVKDRAKVIGWLSAAFSGGLILGPGLGGILANISYKFPFWVAGILGIISTVVAVILLPKDSDERFKSSTKNPEDALLEGGWAQVKSLLTPVMTMLFLMIFIMAFGLAGFESIYSLYVNEVHHFDLQSIALVLTLNGIISLILQVFLFDRMVQWWGEVRVIRYCFFASAIGTAFVIYDHSHWQLIVATLVVFEAFDMLRPAITTLLTKMSKNNQGLLNGVNMSLTSVGNIIGPLISGALLDINYQYPYWIVIVFLAISFIITVGLEHLNRVNA comes from the coding sequence GTGAGCAAAGAAGTCAAGCGCATTATCGCCGTGGTAATCTTCTGCGAATTCCTGATTTGTCTGGGGATGAGCCTGATTTTCCCAGTGATGCCATTTATCAAAAACGAGTACCACTTTTCCGCCTTTGACATGGGGGTAATGTCGTCCCTCTTTGCCTTTGTCCAGTTTATTGCTTCGCCGATTGTCGGCCGGATCTCGGATAAGACGGGGCGGAAGCCGATGCTGGTCTGGGGATTGCTGGTCTTTTCCATCGCGGAATTTGTCTTTGCCCTGTCCCAGCGGCTCTGGCTCTTCGACCTGTCGCGAGCGGTTGACGGGCTATCCGCCGCCATGTTTGTGCCGACCTCGATGGCCCTGGCCGCGGACCTGACCAGCGTTAAGGACCGCGCCAAGGTTATCGGCTGGCTATCGGCGGCCTTTAGTGGCGGGCTGATTTTGGGCCCTGGCCTGGGCGGAATCTTAGCTAACATCAGCTACAAGTTCCCGTTTTGGGTGGCCGGGATCCTCGGAATTATCAGTACGGTGGTAGCGGTAATCCTTTTGCCGAAGGACAGCGACGAGCGGTTTAAGAGCAGCACGAAGAATCCGGAGGACGCCCTGCTTGAGGGGGGCTGGGCCCAGGTGAAATCACTGCTGACCCCGGTGATGACGATGCTCTTCCTGATGATTTTCATCATGGCGTTTGGACTGGCCGGCTTCGAGAGCATTTACAGCCTGTATGTTAACGAGGTCCACCATTTTGACCTGCAATCCATTGCCTTGGTCTTAACACTGAACGGAATTATCTCCCTAATCCTGCAGGTCTTCCTCTTTGACCGGATGGTGCAATGGTGGGGAGAAGTGCGGGTGATCCGCTACTGCTTCTTTGCCAGCGCCATCGGGACGGCCTTTGTCATCTACGACCACTCCCACTGGCAGCTGATTGTAGCCACCCTGGTCGTTTTTGAGGCCTTTGATATGCTGCGGCCGGCGATTACGACCCTCCTGACCAAGATGAGTAAAAACAACCAGGGCCTGCTCAACGGGGTCAACATGTCGCTGACCAGCGTTGGGAACATTATCGGGCCACTGATTTCCGGGGCTTTACTGGATATTAATTACCAGTACCCCTACTGGATCGTAATTGTATTTTTGGCGATTTCGTTTATCATTACCGTTGGGTTGGAACACTTGAACCGAGTAAACGCATAA
- the nagB gene encoding glucosamine-6-phosphate deaminase, which produces MRIIVVANASEGGKTASQIFSQELQNGAKVFGLATGSTPLSTYQELCNSDMDFSDCTSINLDEYVGISASNPQSYAYFMHQNLFAAKPFAHSFIPNGMAKDIEEEISRYNHLIDENTVDLQILGIGQNGHIGFNEPGTSFDSLTHKVALTESTINANSRFFSDINDVPKEALTMGLKSICKAKHILLIAYGQNKADAIDKMINGPVNEELPASILRNHSNVTVIVDEEAASGLKTVR; this is translated from the coding sequence ATGCGTATTATTGTTGTTGCAAATGCAAGTGAAGGCGGTAAAACGGCCTCCCAAATTTTCAGCCAAGAATTGCAGAATGGTGCAAAGGTCTTTGGTCTGGCTACGGGAAGCACCCCGCTTTCGACATACCAAGAATTATGCAATAGTGACATGGATTTTAGTGATTGTACTTCAATCAACCTGGATGAATACGTTGGAATTTCAGCTTCTAATCCGCAGAGTTATGCCTACTTCATGCACCAAAATTTGTTTGCTGCAAAGCCTTTTGCACACTCTTTCATTCCTAATGGTATGGCTAAAGACATTGAAGAAGAGATTAGTCGGTACAACCACCTGATTGACGAAAATACCGTTGACTTACAAATTTTAGGGATTGGTCAAAACGGCCACATTGGTTTTAACGAACCAGGTACCTCCTTCGACAGCCTTACTCACAAGGTCGCCTTAACCGAGTCGACAATCAATGCCAACTCCCGGTTCTTCAGCGACATTAACGACGTGCCGAAGGAAGCATTGACCATGGGTCTCAAATCAATTTGCAAGGCCAAGCACATCTTGCTGATTGCGTACGGTCAAAACAAGGCGGACGCGATTGACAAGATGATCAACGGTCCGGTCAACGAAGAGTTACCCGCAAGTATTCTACGGAACCACTCCAACGTAACTGTGATTGTTGACGAAGAAGCTGCTAGCGGCTTAAAGACTGTAAGGTGA
- the nagA gene encoding N-acetylglucosamine-6-phosphate deacetylase, which translates to MQTVIKNADIYVGDGVVQNGYIRFDKKVLGVGPMDEYTPQEADENVVDGSDKIVVPGFIDVHTHGGYGIDSMDDDSVKVNEMICQEAKNEGITSIFPNTVTQSASNISQAMKVLKVVAQENPVMQGIHLEGPFISAEYKGAQPEQYITNPDAGLLKEWNELSGGLIKVITYAPEQSGAADVESYCQAHQIVLSVGHSSAKQAQLEQSKAPHITHLYNAQRGMHHREPGVTGETLLEKKFYTEIIADGYHVAPDMIDLAYRLKGADKIELITDSLRAKGMPEGVSELGGQKVIVKDHQARLENGHLAGSVLEYDLAFKNIINFTSCSISDAVKMTSYNQAQEFNLESKGELKAGKDADINILDRELNLEATYSCGRLLNSSDPSTS; encoded by the coding sequence ATGCAAACAGTAATTAAAAATGCTGATATTTATGTTGGCGATGGCGTAGTCCAGAATGGTTACATCCGCTTCGACAAGAAGGTTCTTGGCGTCGGGCCAATGGACGAGTACACGCCCCAAGAAGCAGACGAAAACGTTGTCGATGGTAGTGACAAGATAGTCGTTCCTGGCTTTATCGACGTTCATACTCACGGCGGCTACGGGATTGACTCAATGGACGATGATTCCGTGAAGGTCAATGAAATGATCTGTCAGGAAGCTAAGAACGAAGGAATCACGTCTATCTTTCCCAACACGGTTACCCAGTCTGCAAGCAACATTAGTCAGGCAATGAAAGTGCTAAAGGTGGTGGCCCAGGAAAACCCGGTCATGCAGGGAATTCATCTGGAAGGCCCCTTCATTTCAGCCGAGTACAAGGGCGCACAGCCAGAACAATACATTACCAATCCCGACGCCGGGCTGTTAAAGGAATGGAATGAGCTCTCCGGGGGACTGATCAAGGTCATTACGTATGCTCCAGAACAAAGCGGGGCCGCTGACGTAGAAAGCTATTGCCAAGCTCACCAGATTGTCCTTTCGGTTGGTCACTCCAGTGCTAAGCAAGCGCAGCTGGAGCAGTCCAAGGCACCCCACATCACTCACCTTTACAACGCGCAACGTGGTATGCACCACCGCGAACCGGGTGTTACGGGGGAGACACTGCTAGAAAAGAAGTTCTACACCGAAATCATTGCCGATGGTTACCACGTAGCTCCGGACATGATTGACTTGGCTTACCGGCTCAAGGGGGCCGACAAGATCGAGTTAATTACCGATTCGCTGCGGGCCAAGGGGATGCCAGAGGGTGTCTCTGAACTAGGCGGTCAAAAGGTGATTGTCAAGGATCACCAGGCCCGCCTTGAAAACGGCCACTTAGCCGGTTCCGTCCTCGAGTATGATTTAGCGTTTAAGAACATTATCAACTTTACTAGTTGTAGCATTAGCGATGCGGTCAAGATGACCTCGTATAACCAGGCACAGGAATTCAACCTTGAATCTAAGGGGGAACTAAAGGCCGGAAAAGATGCTGACATTAACATCTTAGACCGTGAGTTAAACCTAGAAGCAACTTACAGTTGCGGCCGCTTGTTAAATAGTAGTGACCCAAGCACGTCTTAA
- a CDS encoding beta-galactosidase, translating into MTLLKDRILFGAAYYNEYEPVSKLADDIKLMKQAHMNTIRVGEGSWSHWEPEDGKFNLDWLQPVLDKALANDIYVVLGVPTFAIPQWLVRKYPEVALHDKHDNRHFFGSREEHSLSHPVFKYYSARLINKIVDRYQDHPAIIGWQLHNEPGLFINYSHDAFEGFKDYLRNKYKTVEKLNKEWGLVYWSHELSTWDDLWEPEGNAQPQYDIEWRRYQANLTDDLLKWQSNLIKSKIPSKQFVTVNLAMGRSALDEAKAGKSLDIASSDIYYHMQDGMKLPTPDEPHSWFLHGPWQIARDADRTYSIKQKPFNVAETDGGPIGGAGDNYPAFPGQWKQAAYQMISRGANMIEYWHWQQLHYGTETYWGGIIPQDEKPGRVFNEVAELGKSFEQYGKKIVSLVPDEDIAMLYSVKSRWGLEFEPYHAANAEMDPHKTRNPEAYDNLFDRFYAGAFLANKQVRIIQDSTIYDDDNDKVLISAEKFAREHPYLLVVGAYITSDQFLEWMNNYVQSGGNLIIGPRTAFADDLARVRRSVKPAGLSDIAATNYQEYSNLRKKVDITGSQNFKVLEGSQAIEWIDMLKTDPNVQKLACYNDPFFKDYPVATYQNIGKGSLTVIGAVPNSQLAQSIFENLLPKSKWNFKSNHVTESSATNTDGEHLHFIFNWSWEETTLELPASCTLLGEDQIVNSITLQPWDTVILKEN; encoded by the coding sequence ATGACATTGCTTAAAGATAGAATCCTGTTTGGTGCTGCTTATTATAACGAATACGAACCAGTATCAAAACTTGCTGATGACATTAAGTTAATGAAGCAAGCACATATGAACACCATTCGAGTCGGCGAAGGTAGTTGGTCACATTGGGAACCCGAGGATGGCAAGTTTAATTTAGACTGGCTTCAACCTGTTCTTGATAAAGCACTTGCAAATGATATTTACGTAGTCTTAGGTGTTCCTACCTTTGCAATCCCACAATGGCTAGTTAGAAAGTACCCAGAAGTAGCATTACACGACAAACACGATAACAGGCACTTCTTTGGCTCACGTGAAGAGCACAGCCTAAGCCACCCTGTTTTTAAATACTATTCAGCACGATTAATTAATAAGATTGTTGACCGCTACCAGGACCATCCGGCAATTATCGGCTGGCAGCTCCACAATGAGCCTGGCCTATTCATTAATTATTCCCACGATGCCTTTGAAGGTTTTAAAGACTACTTGCGTAACAAGTACAAAACTGTAGAAAAGCTAAATAAGGAATGGGGACTGGTCTACTGGTCACACGAATTATCAACTTGGGATGACCTTTGGGAACCTGAGGGAAACGCACAACCACAATATGATATCGAATGGCGCCGCTATCAGGCTAACTTAACCGACGACCTTTTAAAATGGCAAAGTAACCTTATTAAAAGCAAAATTCCTAGCAAACAATTTGTCACCGTTAATTTAGCAATGGGACGGTCAGCACTTGATGAAGCTAAAGCTGGTAAAAGTTTGGACATCGCTTCATCTGATATTTATTACCATATGCAAGATGGAATGAAGCTGCCGACACCTGACGAGCCTCATTCCTGGTTCTTACACGGCCCATGGCAAATCGCCCGCGATGCTGACCGTACCTACTCCATCAAACAAAAGCCCTTTAACGTCGCCGAAACAGACGGCGGGCCAATCGGTGGCGCGGGTGATAATTATCCTGCCTTTCCTGGCCAATGGAAGCAGGCTGCTTACCAAATGATTTCACGAGGTGCCAACATGATTGAATATTGGCACTGGCAACAACTTCATTACGGAACGGAAACGTACTGGGGCGGAATTATTCCGCAAGACGAAAAACCAGGCCGGGTATTTAATGAGGTTGCCGAGCTTGGAAAGAGCTTCGAGCAATACGGCAAAAAGATTGTTAGCCTTGTTCCTGACGAAGATATTGCAATGTTGTACTCCGTTAAATCACGTTGGGGGTTAGAATTCGAACCCTATCATGCTGCTAATGCCGAGATGGATCCGCATAAGACACGGAACCCTGAGGCTTACGACAACCTGTTTGATAGATTCTATGCCGGAGCTTTTCTTGCTAATAAGCAGGTTCGAATCATCCAAGATTCAACAATTTACGACGATGATAACGACAAGGTACTAATCAGCGCTGAAAAATTTGCTAGAGAGCACCCCTACCTGCTTGTGGTTGGCGCGTATATTACCTCAGATCAATTTCTTGAATGGATGAATAACTATGTACAATCTGGCGGTAATTTAATAATCGGTCCCCGGACTGCCTTTGCTGACGACCTCGCACGTGTCCGTCGTAGTGTAAAACCTGCTGGTCTTTCAGACATTGCCGCTACAAACTATCAAGAATACTCCAACTTGCGTAAAAAAGTTGACATTACTGGTTCTCAAAACTTTAAGGTACTTGAAGGTTCACAAGCTATTGAATGGATTGACATGCTCAAAACAGACCCCAATGTTCAAAAACTCGCTTGTTATAATGATCCATTTTTCAAAGATTACCCAGTTGCCACCTATCAAAATATTGGTAAGGGCAGTCTTACTGTTATTGGTGCTGTTCCTAATAGTCAATTAGCTCAATCAATTTTTGAAAACTTGCTTCCTAAGTCAAAATGGAATTTTAAGAGTAATCATGTCACTGAATCATCTGCTACTAATACCGATGGCGAACACCTTCACTTTATCTTCAACTGGAGTTGGGAAGAAACTACTCTTGAACTTCCAGCCAGCTGTACGTTGTTAGGAGAAGATCAAATTGTTAACTCAATTACCCTTCAACCCTGGGATACTGTGATTCTAAAAGAAAATTAG